The following are from one region of the Vidua chalybeata isolate OUT-0048 chromosome 12, bVidCha1 merged haplotype, whole genome shotgun sequence genome:
- the LAMB2 gene encoding laminin subunit beta-2 yields MRSPAKRSPAVLLLLPLLAGLGVALAPDSPQGCARGSCYPATGDLLVGRAARLSATSTCGLRRPQPYCIVSHLQEEKKCFICDSRRPYDARTNTNSHRIENVVTSFAPRPKKAWWQSENGVEHVSIQLDLEAEFHFTHLIMTFKTFRPAAMLVERSADFGQTWKVYHYFAYDCAASFPHIPHGPPRRIDDVVCESRYSDIEPSTEGEVIYRVLDPAIPIRDPYSPSIQNLLRVTNLRVNLTKLHTLGDNLLDSRREIREKYYYALYELVMRGNCFCYGHASECAPLSGAPATADGMVHGRCVCKHHTQGLNCERCEDFYQDLPWRPAEGSSTNACRRCDCNEHSRRCHFDMAVFLATGNTSGAVCDDCQHNTMGRRCHLCKPFYYKDPTKDLRDPAVCRACDCDPEGSLDGGLCDSADDPARGLIAGQCRCKEHVAGARCDRCKPGFFGLSTDNPQGCRRCQCDPRGTVADGSRCDPVSGECFCKRLVTGRSCNQCLPEHWGLSHDLPGCRPCDCDVGGARNNLCAMGTGQCQCRSHVIGRQCEQVEAGFYRINLDHYTYEAEDARLHQGSVVEREPPRDHPASWTGTGFARMLEGGWVEFHVSDVPFSTEYDVVIRYEPQHPEAWQEVGLKVLRPSPVSASSPCGNTIPADDQLSTSLPSGARYVVLSQPICLEQGVSYTLRLELGCAAAHQDSTASVLIDSLVLLPRYSSLEMFIAGDPNSMERRETFERYHCAQPFHAAGPSPVAEPCSSLLHSLSAILHDGALSCLCDPQGSLSAECQPQGGQCQCKPNVMGRRCHRCSPGTFGFGPGGCRPCQCSREGSVSTICDSTTGQCPCREGTHGPRCDRCQPGHWGFPVCRPCQCNGHAENCDPRTGSCLRCRDHTDGERCQRCAAGHFGNPALGSGQHCRPCPCPEGPSTPRHFAASCYQDSRSQQVVCHCSPGYTGSRCDECAPGYYGDPLQGGRCLPCQCHDNIDVTDPEACDRRTGQCLRCLYNTAGPHCAECQPGFYGDATRHSCRRCSCNPLGTDASTCGPQQCHCDRHSGQCHCLPHVEGQSCDRCSPNFWNLASGQGCQPCACHPQHSLTPTCNQFTGQCSCRPGFGGRTCTDCQEHHWGDPRQQCRACDCDPRGIASAQCHRSSGHCDCRPGISGVRCDQCARGFAGTFPACQPCHPCFGDWDRVVQDLAARTRALAERASLLQHTGAAGAFEGTFRQLEENLATVRDVVATRNTTAATAAHLTHTMEGLRRQIEEATERLTRVEGELTAAQDANFNASHVLNTVDRGARALNHSLQDLEQRLHTLKTSNFLGAYDSIRQSYKESQEAERQADASTRAVPSPVSISAATRHRTEQLLASQRDDFNRHNAASRRALMDLAARAQALSLHPLNEKVCGVVGDVPCAESPCGGAGCRDEDGGRRCGGLSCGGAVSKADSALDRARHAQEELRQAASDMAQLSHKVAEAKGKADEARLRAQAALDKANQTRARVESSNKELRELISHVKAFLSQEGADPESIEVVASRVLELSLPAAPDQIHRLAEEIKTRVRSLASVDAILEQTASDVQQAGQLLQDAQRARSRAEGVRGTAEAVRQALEEARQAQGMAEQALQQAAGDIQHSESALSMMQTQTGSAEQQLAGAMEQIGLLDRQTDALKVKRANNSLAATRAQEAASTARDRAGEAKQVLEGPLRDRYRTAQELVEHRAQGVQQAGSRAQQLREEAAGLLQDAQGKLQRLRALEEEYERNERVLDAKAAQLGGLEARMREVLATINQQVQIYNTCQ; encoded by the exons ATGCGGAGCCCGGCGAAGCGGAGCCCCGCcgtcctcctgctgctgccgctgctggcCG ggctgggggtggcccTGGCCCCCGACTCCCCGCAGGGCTGTGCCCGCGGTAGCTGCTACCCGGCCACCGGGGACTTGCTGGTGGGGCGAGCAGCCCGCCTAAGTGCCACCTCCACCTGCGGGCTGCGCCGGCCCCAGCCCTACTGCATCGTCAGCCACCTCCAG gaggagaaaaagtgCTTCATCTGCGACTCGCGGCGGCCCTACGATGCCCGCACCAACACCAACAGCCACCGCATCGAGAATGTGGTCACCAGCTTTGCCCCTCGCCCCAAGAAAGCCTGGTGGCAGTCAGAGAACG GTGTGGAGCACGTCAGCATCCAGCTGGACCTGGAGGCTGAGTTCCACTTCACCCATCTCATCATGACCTTCAAG ACCTTCCGCCCCGCGGCCATGCTGGTGGAGCGCTCAGCTGACTTTGGGCAGACCTGGAAGGTGTATCACTACTTCGCCTACGACTGCGCTGCTTCTTTTCCCCACATCCCCCATGGGCCCCCACGCCGCATTGATGATGTCGTCTGCGAGTCCCGCTACTCTGACATCGAGCCCTCCACTGAGGGGGAG GTCATCTACCGGGTGCTGGACCCTGCCATCCCCATCCGGGACCCCTACAGCCCTTCCATCCAAA ACCTGTTGCGTGTCACCAACCTGCGGGTGAACCTCACCAAGCTGCACACGCTGGGGGACAACCTGCTGGACTCACGGCGGGAGATCCGGGAGAAGTACTACTACGCGCTCTACGAGCTGGTGATGCGCGGGAACTGCTTCTGCTACGGGCACGCTTCTGAGTGCGCTCCGCTCAGCGGGGCCCCTGCCACCGCCGATGGCATG GTGCACGGGCGCTGTGTCTGCAAACACCACACGCAGGGGCTGAACTGTGAGCGCTGCGAGGACTTCTACCAAGACCTGCCCTGGCGCCCAGCCGAGGGCTCCAGCACCAACGCCTGTCGCC gctgtgaCTGCAACGAGCACTCACGGCGGTGCCACTTTGACATGGCCGTGTTCCTGGCCACGGGGAACACCAGTGGAGCTGTGTGTGATGACTGCCAGCACAACACCATGGGCCGTCGCTGTCACCTCTGCAAGCCCTTCTACTACAAGGACCCCACCAAGGACCTGCGGGACCCCGCCGTGTGCCGAG CCTGCGACTGTGACCCTGAGGGTTCTCTGGATGGTGGGCTATGTGACAGTGCTGATGACCCAGCCAGGGGCCTGATTGCGGGGCAGTGCCGCTGCAAGGAGCATGTGGCTGGTGCCCGCTGCGACCGCTGCAAACCCGGCTTCTTCGGCCTCAGCACCGACAACCCGCAAGGCTGCCGGA GGTGCCAGTGTGACCCCCGTGGCACAGTGGCTGATGGCAGCCGGTGTGACCCTGTCAGTGGGGAGTGCTTCTGCAAGCGGCTGGTGACCGGGCGCAGCTGCAACCAGTGCCTG CCCGAGCACTGGGGTCTGAGCCATGACCTCCCAGGCTGCCGGCCCTGTGACTGCGATGTGGGAGGTGCCCGCAACAACCT GTGTGCCATGGGGACGGGGCAGTGCCAGTGCCGCAGCCATGTGATAGGACGACAGTGTGAACAGGTGGAGGCCGGTTTCTACCGCATCAACCTGGACCATTACACCTATGAGGCGGAGGATGCACGGCTGCATCAG GGCTCAGTGGTGGAGCGTGAGCCTCCCCGAGACCATCCAGCTTcctggacagggacaggctTTGCCCGCATGCTGGAAGGCGGCTGGGTGGAGTTTCATGTGAGTGATGTGCCTTTCTCCACCGAGTATGATGTGGTCATCCGCTATGAGCCCCAG CACCCAGAGGCCTGGCAGGAGGTGGGGCTGAAGGTGCTGCGCCCCAGCCCTGtctctgccagcagcccttGTGGAAACACCATCCCTGCCGATGACCAGCTCTCCACCAGCCTCCCCTCCGGTGCCAG GTATGTGGTGCTGTCCCAGCCCATCTGTCTGGAGCAGGGTGTCTCCTACACACTCCGCCTGgaactgggctgtgctgctgctcatcaGGATTCCACTGCCAGTGTGCTCATTGATTCG ctggtgctCCTGCCCCGTTACTCCTCACTGGAGATGTTCATTGCGGGTGACCCCAACTCTATGGAGCGCCGGGAAACCTTTGAGCGGTACCACTGTGCCCAGCCTTTCCACGCTGCAGGGCCCTCGCCTGTGGCTGAGCCTTGCTCCAGCCTCCTGCACAGCCTCTCGGCCATCCTGCATGACGGGGCGCTGT CCTGCCTCTGCGATCCCCAGGGCTCGCTCAGTGCCGAGTGCCAGCCCcagggtgggcagtgccagTGCAAACCCAACGTCATGGGACGGCGCTGTCACCGCTGCTCTCCAGGAACCTTTGGCTTTGGGCCTGGTGGATGCCGAC CATGCCAGTGCAGCCGTGAGGGTTCAGTGAGCACCATCTGCGATAGCACCACCGGGCAGTGCCCCTGCCGTGAAGGCACCCATGGCCCACGTTGTGACCGCTGCCAGCCCGGCCACTGGGGCTTCCCTGTCTGCCGGCCCTGCCAGTGCAATGGGCACGCTGAGAACTGTGACCCTCggacaggcagctgcctgcGCTGCCGTGACCACACAGATGGTGAAAGGTGCCAGAG gtgtGCAGCCGGACACTTTGGGAACCCAGCGCTTGGCTCCGGGCAGCACTGCCGGCCCTGCCCCTGTCCTGAGGGGCCCAGCACCCCCCGCCACTTCGCTGCCTCCTGCTATCAAGACAGCCGCTCCCAGCAGGTCGTCTGCCACTGCAGCCCTGGGTACACAG GTTCCCGCTGTGATGAGTGTGCCCCTGGGTACTATGGGGACCCTCTGCAGGGCGGGcgctgcctgccctgccagtGCCACGATAACATCGATGTGACGGACCCAGAGGCGTGCGACCGGCGCACAGGGCAGTGCCTGCGCTGCCTCTACAACACCGCCGGGCCCCACTGCGCCGAGTGCCAGCCCGGCTTCTATGGAGATGCCACAAGACACAGCTGCAGGC GTTGCTCCTGCAACCCCCTGGGCACTGATGCCAGCACCTGTgggccccagcagtgccactgtGACAGGCACAGCGGGCAGTGCCACTGCTTGCCCCATGTGGAGGGCCAGAGCTGTGACCGCTGCAGCCCCAACTTCTGGAACCTGGCCAGCGGGCAAGGCTGCCAGCCTTGCGCCTGCCACCCCCAGCACTCCCTGACACCCACCTGCAACCAG TTCACAGGGCAGTGCTCCTGCCGGCCAGGCTTTGGTGGCCGGACTTGCACCGACTGCCAGGAGCACCACTGGGGTGACCCACGGCAGCAGTGCCGAG cctgtgaCTGTGACCCCCGTGGCATAGCCAGTGCCCAATGCCACCGCAGCAGTGGCCACTGCGACTGCCGGCCTGGCATCTCTGGAGTCCGCTGTGACCAGTGTGCCCGAGGCTTTGCTGGCAccttccctgcctgccagccctgccacccctgCTTCGGGGACTGGGACCGTGTGGTGCAGGATTTGGCCGCCCGTACCCGAGCGCTGGCAGAGCGGGccagcctcctgcagcacacCGGGGCTGCTGGCGCCTTCGAGGGCACCTTCCGTCAGCTGGAGGAGAACCTGGCCACTGTACGTGATGTGGTGGCCACCCGCAACACCACGGCTGCTACCGCTGCCCACTTGACACACACCATGGAGGGGCTGCG GCGGCAGATCGAGGAGGCAACTGAGAGGCTGACACGGGTGGAAGGGGAGCTGACGGCTGCTCAGGATGCTAACTTCAATGCCAGCCATGTGCTGAACACTGTGGACCGGGGCGCCCGCGCCCTCAACCACAGCCTGCAGGACTTGGAACAACGGCTACACACCCTCAAGACCTCCAATTTCCTTG GTGCCTATGACAGTATTCGCCAGTCCTATAAGGAGTCACAGGAGGCCGAGCGCCAGGCGGACGCCTCCACCCGTGCCGTGCCCAGCCCTGTCAGCATCTCGGCAGCCACTCGCCACCgcactgagcagctcctggccagcCAGCGGGATGACTTCAATCGCCACAATGCAGCCAGCCGGCGGGCACTGATGGACCTGGCAGCAAGGGCACAGGCGCTGAGCCTGCACCCGCTCAACGAGAAG GTCTGCGGTGTGGTGGGAGATGTGCCCTGTGCTGAGAGCCCTTGTGGGGGTGCCGGGTGCCGGGATGAGGATGGGGGACGACGCTGCGGTGGTCTGAGCTGTGGTGGAGCCGTGTCCAAGGCTGACAGTGCTCTCGACCGGGCACGCCATGCCCAGGAGGAGCTGCGTCAGGCTGCCAGTGACATGGCCCAGCTATCCCACAAG GTGGCAGAGGCCAAGGGGAAGGCAGACGAAGCCCGGTTGCGAGCACAGGCAGCCCTGGACAAGGCGAACCAGACCAGGGCCCGTGTGGAGAGCTCCAACAAGGAGCTGAGGGAGCTAATCAGCCATGTCAAGGCCTTCCTGAGCC AGGAGGGGGCTGATCCTGAGAGCATTGAGGTGGTAGCCAGTCGGGTACTGGAGCTGTCACTCCCCGCTGCACCGGACCAGATCCACCGCCTGGCCGAGGAGATCAAGACGCGGGTGCGCAGCCTGGCCAGCGTGGATGCCATCCTGGAGCAGACAGCCAGTGACGtgcagcaggctgggcagcTTCTGCAGGATGCCCAGCGGGCCAG GTCACGGGCAGAGGGAGTGCGGGGCACGGCCGAGGCAGTGCGGCAGGCGCTGGAGGAGGCGCGGCAAGCCCAGGGCATGGCTGAGCAGGCACTGCAGCAAGCTGCCGGTGACATCCAGCACAGCGAGAGTGCCCTCAGCATG ATGCAGACCCAGACAGgaagtgcagagcagcagctggcaggtgCCATGGAGCAGATCGGGCTCCTGGACAGGCAGACCGATGCCCTGAAGGTGAAACGTGCAAACAACAGCCTGGCAGCCACACGTGCCCAGGAGGCGGCCAGCACTGCGCGGGACCGGGCTGGCGAGGCCAAGCAG GTGCTGGAGGGGCCACTTCGGGACCGGTACCGGACAGCACAGGAGCTGGTGGAGCACCGGGCGCAGGGCGTGCAGCAGGCGGGCAGCCGGGCACAGCAGTTGCGGGAGGAGGCcgcaggg